A region from the Rosa rugosa chromosome 6, drRosRugo1.1, whole genome shotgun sequence genome encodes:
- the LOC133716433 gene encoding uncharacterized protein LOC133716433: MDNIIFWNARGAGSDKFSSAIQDLVKMHKVDVLIICEPRVQFAKAKKLLLNLGFSDFEIMESEGFSGGIWMLWNKVRVDIDVIDSTFQSITVKVCGVGNQHWLLSGIYASPCNTSRSTLWPYLDNLRRQHALLWVLLGDFNELLSYADKIGGAPIRRFGGFQDWVCRSGVIDMGYQGADYTWATSWVKERLDRSFCTDEWRVLYPDACLVHLARMKSDHCPILLRLKPDSRHTRINTPFRFQAMWLQHHNFCNVVTDTWNGTTGNAIEKTKSPATTLSDCNRDVFGNIFRRKRRLLARICGIQKNLGRNNNPFLQNLERDLISQHDQIRDAEAIFWKQKSREKW; this comes from the coding sequence ATGGATAACATTATCTTTTGGAATGCTCGAGGGGCTGGAAGTGATAAATTTAGCTCTGCTATTCAAGATTTAGTGAAAATGCATAAAGTTGATGTTTTGATTATATGTGAACCAAGGGTTCAAtttgcaaaagcaaaaaaactTCTTCTaaacttaggattttctgattttgaaaTAATGGAGTCTGAGGGCTTCTCTGGTGGTATATGGATGCTGTGGAATAAAGTTAGAGTGGATATTGATGTTATTGACTCTACTTTTCAATCAATTACTGTGAAAGTGTGTGGCGTTGGCAACCAACATTGGCTTCTTTCTGGAATCTATGCTAGCCCTTGCAATACCTCTAGAAGCACTTTATGGCCTTATTTGGATAATTTGAGACGTCAACATGCTCTCCTATGGGTCTTACTTGGAGATTTTAATGAACTGCTGTCTTATGCGGACAAAATCGGTGGTGCTCCTATAAGACGATTTGGTGGTTTTCAAGATTGGGTTTGCAGAAGTGGTGTGATAGATATGGGCTATCAAGGTGCCGATTATACTTGGGCTACTAGCTGGGTTAAGGAGAGATTGGATAGAAGTTTTTGCACTGATGAATGGAGGGTCCTATATCCTGATGCTTGTCTTGTTCATCTTGCTAGAATGAAATCAGATCACTGCCCTATTTTGCTCAGATTGAAGCCCGATAGCAGACATACTAGAATTAATACTCCTTTTAGATTTCAGGCTATGTGGCTTCAACATCATAACTTTTGCAATGTTGTGACTGACACATGGAATGGTACTACTGGAAATGCTATAGAAAAAACCAAGTCACCTGCTACAACCCTTTCTGATTGTAACAGGGATGTCTTTGGTAATATCTTTAGAAGAAAACGAAGATTGTTGGCAAGAATTTGTGGAATTCAGAAGAATTTGGGAAGGAACAATAACCCTTTTCTGCAAAATCTTGAAAGAGATTTGATTTCCCAGCATGATCAAATAAGGGATGCGGAGGCTATTTTTTGGAAGCAAAAATCTAGAGAGAAATGGTAG